A DNA window from Acidobacteriota bacterium contains the following coding sequences:
- a CDS encoding type II toxin-antitoxin system VapC family toxin has protein sequence MRTEPESDGYVVDASVLVSVLLDSGAEGQWSEEVVAAKFLAAPQLAVVETLNILRRLEAAHQIQPLEAASAQCELQDLTIELLPIRPFENRIWELRHNLTCYDAWYVAAAEVLQLTFATLDRRLASASGPRCSFHLPDEA, from the coding sequence ATGCGGACCGAACCTGAGAGCGACGGCTACGTCGTCGACGCCTCGGTCCTGGTTTCCGTACTGCTGGACTCAGGAGCAGAAGGGCAGTGGAGCGAAGAGGTTGTCGCCGCCAAATTCCTCGCCGCCCCCCAGCTAGCTGTAGTCGAAACTCTCAACATCCTGAGGCGCCTGGAAGCCGCTCACCAGATCCAGCCGCTGGAAGCAGCATCCGCGCAGTGCGAGCTTCAGGACCTCACCATCGAGCTGCTTCCCATTCGACCCTTCGAGAACCGCATCTGGGAGCTCCGGCACAACCTTACCTGCTACGACGCTTGGTACGTCGCCGCCGCCGAAGTGCTCCAACTAACCTTTGCCACCCTCGACCGCCGGCTGGCCAGTGCCAGCGGGCCCCGGTGCTCGTTTCATCTTCCGGACGAGGCTTGA